In Luteimonas viscosa, the following proteins share a genomic window:
- a CDS encoding alpha/beta fold hydrolase, with protein sequence MRETTLEIPLGRLHGLRQGEPGQPRVLALHGWLDNAASFVPLAAHLPGLELVAIDLPGHGRSAHLPPGADYSFAAAVHSVLDAADALGWERFALLGHSMGAGIASLVAAACPQRVERLVAIEALGALPDLPENTVRRLRDAVAAGRALAGKRLRVFTDLDAPVRARTLALTGAMDEASARLLVERGVREVLVDDTRAGWEWSSDPRLTLPTMLRMTEAQVRALIAGIECPTRVIHADPPQPYLPEPRRSEHAALLPRGELVVLPGGHHLHMEQPQAVAAAIGDFLLRRD encoded by the coding sequence ATGCGCGAAACCACCCTCGAGATCCCGCTCGGGCGCCTGCACGGCCTGCGCCAGGGCGAGCCCGGCCAGCCGCGCGTGCTCGCCCTGCACGGCTGGCTCGACAACGCCGCCAGCTTCGTACCGCTGGCCGCGCACCTGCCCGGCCTCGAACTGGTCGCGATCGACCTGCCCGGGCACGGCCGCAGCGCGCACCTGCCGCCGGGCGCCGACTATTCGTTCGCCGCTGCGGTCCACAGCGTGCTCGATGCCGCCGATGCGCTGGGCTGGGAGCGTTTCGCCCTGCTCGGCCACTCGATGGGCGCGGGCATCGCCAGCCTGGTGGCGGCGGCTTGCCCGCAGCGGGTCGAACGGCTGGTCGCGATCGAGGCGCTGGGGGCACTGCCCGATCTCCCGGAGAACACGGTGCGACGCCTGCGCGACGCGGTCGCCGCCGGGCGGGCCCTGGCGGGCAAGCGCCTGCGCGTGTTCACCGACCTCGATGCGCCGGTGCGCGCGCGTACGCTGGCGCTGACCGGCGCGATGGACGAGGCCTCGGCGCGGTTGCTGGTCGAACGCGGCGTGCGCGAGGTGCTGGTCGACGACACCCGTGCCGGATGGGAATGGAGCAGCGATCCGCGCCTGACCCTGCCGACCATGCTGCGCATGACCGAAGCCCAGGTGCGCGCCCTGATCGCCGGGATCGAATGCCCGACCCGGGTGATCCACGCCGATCCGCCCCAGCCCTACCTGCCCGAGCCCCGCCGCAGCGAGCACGCCGCCCTGCTGCCGCGTGGCGAACTGGTGGTCCTGCCGGGCGGGCACCACCTGCACATGGAGCAGCCGCAGGCGGTGGCCGCGGCGATCGGGGACTTCCTGCTGCGGCGCGACTGA
- the hemH gene encoding ferrochelatase encodes MTTSAAAAAPDTAVLLVNLGTPEAPTAPAVKRYLGEFLSDPFVVQIPKLLWWPLLYGVILPLRSKRVAKKYAEIWMEGGSPLGVHTRRLAAALQPRLPEFAVAHAMRYGEPALPARLRELRAQGVRRVLVLPLYPQYSSTTTGTVAALVEATPGAPAARVVREYATDPGWVSAVADSIRAHWQANGRGQRLLFSFHGLPQRLVDAGDPYQAQCEASTAELVRALDLAPHEYLLAYQSRFGRERWLGPATDDTLRALAGEGVREVDVVCPGFAADCLETLEEIAMENAAVFVEAGGRAMRYIPCLNDAPAHADALAALVRRELAAWRDAAA; translated from the coding sequence ATGACGACCTCCGCCGCCGCCGCCGCGCCCGATACCGCCGTGCTCCTGGTCAACCTCGGCACGCCGGAAGCGCCGACGGCGCCGGCGGTGAAGCGCTACCTGGGCGAATTCCTCTCCGATCCTTTCGTGGTGCAGATCCCGAAGCTGCTGTGGTGGCCGCTGCTCTACGGCGTGATCCTGCCGCTGCGTTCGAAGCGGGTGGCGAAGAAGTACGCGGAGATCTGGATGGAGGGCGGTTCGCCCCTGGGCGTGCACACGCGCCGGCTGGCGGCCGCGTTGCAGCCGCGGCTGCCGGAGTTCGCGGTGGCGCATGCGATGCGCTACGGCGAGCCGGCGCTGCCCGCGCGCCTGCGCGAACTGCGCGCGCAAGGCGTGCGCCGGGTGCTGGTGCTGCCGCTGTACCCGCAGTATTCGTCGACCACCACCGGTACCGTGGCGGCCCTGGTCGAAGCGACCCCGGGTGCGCCGGCCGCACGGGTGGTGCGCGAATACGCCACCGACCCGGGCTGGGTGTCCGCGGTCGCCGATTCCATCCGCGCGCACTGGCAGGCGAACGGCCGGGGCCAGCGGTTGCTGTTCTCGTTCCACGGCCTGCCGCAGCGGCTGGTGGACGCGGGCGATCCCTATCAGGCGCAATGCGAGGCCAGCACCGCCGAACTCGTGCGCGCGCTGGACCTCGCGCCACACGAATACCTGCTCGCCTACCAGTCGCGCTTCGGCCGCGAACGCTGGCTGGGACCGGCGACCGACGACACCCTGCGCGCGCTGGCGGGCGAGGGCGTGCGCGAGGTCGACGTGGTCTGCCCGGGCTTCGCCGCCGATTGCCTGGAGACGCTGGAGGAAATCGCGATGGAGAACGCCGCGGTCTTCGTCGAGGCCGGTGGCCGCGCGATGCGCTACATCCCCTGCCTCAACGATGCCCCGGCGCATGCCGACGCGCTGGCCGCGCTGGTGCGGCGCGAGCTCGCCGCCTGGCGGGACGCCGCGGCCTGA
- a CDS encoding lipid-binding SYLF domain-containing protein yields the protein MPRSRPTRTPSKTPIAAVLLLTLSLAAGGAVAGPEEDARAQNALRVLTEVQAIPESAIPDKLLDEARAIVVIPDTLKVGLVLGGRRGHGLLSVKSPDGTWSSPSFVKITGGSIGFQAGVQSSDVVLVFRNDRSLESIVNGKVTLGADAGVAAGPVGRNAAAATDGQLKAEIWSWSRARGLFAGVALDGAVLQIDNDANREVYGDNTTPRMIFEGRAQQPPSDAVVAFRDQLEEATSAARAARGTEGAPATTATASATAAATAPAPGDGVQTAPIVDDTAPRDPQPQPFVPVDDNPALVEPLPETP from the coding sequence ATGCCTCGTTCCCGCCCGACCCGTACGCCGAGCAAGACACCGATCGCCGCCGTGCTGCTGCTGACCCTGTCGCTGGCCGCCGGTGGCGCGGTCGCCGGCCCGGAGGAAGACGCGCGCGCGCAGAACGCGCTGCGGGTGCTGACCGAGGTGCAGGCGATCCCCGAGTCGGCGATTCCCGACAAGCTGCTCGACGAGGCGCGGGCGATCGTCGTCATCCCCGACACGCTGAAAGTCGGCCTGGTGCTGGGCGGTCGCCGCGGCCACGGCCTGCTGTCGGTGAAGTCGCCCGACGGTACCTGGTCCAGCCCCAGCTTCGTCAAGATCACCGGCGGCAGCATCGGCTTCCAGGCCGGCGTGCAGTCGTCCGACGTGGTGCTGGTGTTCCGCAACGACCGCAGCCTGGAATCGATCGTCAACGGCAAGGTCACGCTCGGCGCCGATGCCGGCGTGGCGGCCGGTCCGGTGGGCCGCAACGCCGCCGCCGCCACCGACGGCCAGCTCAAGGCCGAGATCTGGTCGTGGTCGCGGGCGCGCGGCCTGTTCGCGGGGGTGGCGCTGGACGGCGCGGTGCTGCAGATCGACAACGACGCCAACCGCGAGGTCTACGGCGACAACACCACGCCGCGGATGATCTTCGAGGGTCGCGCGCAGCAGCCGCCTTCGGATGCGGTGGTCGCCTTCCGCGACCAGCTCGAGGAAGCCACCTCCGCGGCCCGCGCCGCGCGCGGCACCGAAGGGGCGCCGGCGACCACTGCCACCGCCTCCGCCACGGCCGCGGCCACGGCACCCGCTCCCGGCGACGGCGTCCAGACCGCTCCGATCGTCGACGACACCGCCCCGCGGGACCCGCAACCGCAGCCGTTCGTGCCGGTCGACGACAACCCGGCCCTGGTGGAGCCGCTGCCGGAAACGCCCTGA
- the tatA gene encoding Sec-independent protein translocase subunit TatA translates to MGSFSIWHWLIVLVVVLLVFGTKRLRGAGRDLGEAVKGFKKGISDEDKPAGELDHQSTSEPQSREDTVSGKPRQDDTVSR, encoded by the coding sequence ATGGGTAGTTTCAGCATCTGGCATTGGCTGATCGTGCTGGTCGTGGTGCTGCTGGTGTTCGGCACCAAGCGCCTGCGCGGCGCCGGCCGCGACCTCGGTGAGGCGGTGAAGGGCTTCAAGAAGGGCATCTCCGACGAGGACAAGCCGGCCGGCGAACTCGACCACCAGTCGACGTCCGAGCCGCAATCACGCGAAGACACCGTGTCGGGCAAGCCCCGGCAGGACGACACCGTCTCGCGCTGA
- the tatB gene encoding Sec-independent protein translocase protein TatB, whose protein sequence is MFDIGFTELLLIAVVALVVLGPERLPKAARFTGLWVRRARAQWFSVKSELERELAAEELKRSLHDAKQAAARLQDTMRETEDEVQAKVREAEAEARREIESLRRQTSAAPRSSGGASSSSDPALEDAPARRFDAPPGTAELPAPQDAADGATPAPPPADASPTAADSPHASSASAPPADAPRQPDLPGVTPATETDPDDGRRR, encoded by the coding sequence ATGTTCGACATCGGATTCACCGAACTGCTGCTGATCGCGGTGGTCGCACTGGTCGTACTCGGTCCCGAGCGCCTGCCGAAGGCAGCGCGCTTCACCGGGTTGTGGGTGCGGCGCGCGCGCGCGCAATGGTTCTCGGTGAAATCCGAACTCGAGCGCGAACTGGCCGCGGAGGAACTCAAGCGCAGCCTGCATGACGCGAAGCAGGCCGCCGCGCGGCTGCAGGACACGATGCGCGAAACCGAGGACGAGGTGCAGGCCAAGGTCCGCGAGGCCGAAGCCGAGGCGCGGCGCGAGATCGAGAGCCTGCGCCGCCAGACGAGCGCTGCTCCCCGCTCCTCGGGCGGCGCATCGTCGTCGTCGGACCCGGCGCTGGAAGATGCACCCGCGCGCCGTTTCGACGCACCGCCCGGCACGGCGGAGCTGCCGGCCCCGCAGGACGCCGCAGACGGTGCCACGCCGGCCCCGCCCCCCGCGGACGCATCGCCCACCGCAGCGGATTCGCCCCACGCTTCGTCCGCATCCGCGCCACCGGCCGATGCGCCGCGCCAACCCGACCTGCCCGGCGTCACGCCGGCCACCGAGACGGACCCGGACGATGGCCGCCGACGCTGA
- the tatC gene encoding twin-arginine translocase subunit TatC, which translates to MAADAEHDDGGSSLIEHLVELRSRLLRAIVGLGIALVALLPFANRLYGWFAQPLLDKLPEGAQLIAVEVASPFFAPLKLAFFAAVMVTMPWLLYQAWAFVAPGLYRREKKLALPLLVSAVGLFYAGCAFAFFLVLPTVFGFLTAVTPDGVEMMTDINAYLNFVLVIFLAFGISFELPVALVILALLGWVTPAQLSEWRGYAVVGMFVLAAIITPPDVVSQLMLAIPMCLLYEAGIIAARMVAPKPDPDTADTADDA; encoded by the coding sequence ATGGCCGCCGACGCTGAACACGACGACGGCGGCAGCAGCCTGATCGAGCACCTGGTCGAGCTGCGCTCGCGCCTGCTGCGCGCGATCGTCGGCCTCGGGATCGCGCTGGTCGCGCTGCTGCCGTTCGCCAACCGGCTCTACGGCTGGTTCGCGCAACCGCTGCTGGACAAGCTGCCAGAGGGCGCGCAACTGATCGCGGTGGAAGTGGCCTCGCCGTTCTTCGCGCCGCTGAAGCTGGCGTTCTTCGCCGCGGTGATGGTGACCATGCCGTGGCTGCTGTACCAGGCCTGGGCCTTCGTCGCGCCCGGCCTGTACCGGCGCGAGAAGAAGCTGGCGCTGCCGCTGCTGGTGTCGGCGGTGGGACTGTTCTACGCCGGCTGCGCGTTCGCGTTCTTCCTGGTGTTGCCGACGGTGTTCGGGTTCCTCACCGCGGTCACGCCGGACGGCGTGGAGATGATGACCGACATCAACGCCTACCTGAACTTCGTGCTGGTGATCTTCCTCGCCTTCGGCATCAGTTTCGAGCTGCCGGTGGCGCTGGTGATCCTGGCGCTGCTGGGGTGGGTGACGCCGGCGCAGCTGAGCGAGTGGCGTGGCTACGCGGTGGTCGGCATGTTCGTGCTGGCGGCGATCATCACCCCGCCCGACGTGGTCTCGCAGCTGATGCTCGCGATCCCCATGTGCCTGCTGTACGAGGCCGGGATCATCGCCGCACGCATGGTCGCACCGAAGCCGGATCCCGACACCGCCGATACCGCGGACGACGCATGA
- a CDS encoding RDD family protein, whose translation MSAEPPRLSVAPAAFLQRYAAWSLDMALLLAVAILACGTRIRDGAARIDTAFDGIVRSMAQAMADLLLHGATPLDLARGWLDDPRQRAAIAALSDAVAATVFPPLLLAALLALAWFAAFEASAWQATPGKRALGLRVVDTGGRRIGIARAAGRHLAGALSWITLNLGHLLALVPPRRQALHDRVAGTHVTRNANIGERLPAWAIAWLVLQVVATVAVTAWLLLAAQASMQRAFEALL comes from the coding sequence ATGAGCGCGGAGCCGCCGCGGCTGTCGGTCGCGCCGGCCGCGTTCCTGCAACGCTACGCGGCGTGGTCGCTGGACATGGCGCTGCTGCTGGCGGTGGCGATCCTGGCGTGCGGCACGCGCATCCGCGACGGCGCCGCGCGCATCGACACCGCGTTCGATGGGATCGTGCGTTCGATGGCCCAGGCCATGGCCGACCTGCTGCTGCACGGCGCGACCCCGCTGGACCTCGCGCGCGGCTGGCTGGACGATCCGCGCCAGCGCGCCGCGATCGCCGCGCTGTCCGACGCCGTCGCCGCCACCGTGTTCCCGCCGCTGCTGCTGGCCGCGCTGCTGGCGCTGGCCTGGTTCGCGGCATTCGAGGCCTCGGCATGGCAGGCCACGCCCGGCAAGCGCGCGCTCGGCCTGCGCGTGGTGGACACGGGCGGCAGGCGCATCGGCATCGCGCGCGCGGCCGGGCGCCACCTCGCCGGCGCGCTGTCGTGGATCACGCTCAACCTCGGCCACCTGCTCGCGCTGGTGCCACCGCGACGCCAGGCCCTGCACGACCGCGTCGCAGGCACCCATGTGACGCGGAATGCGAACATCGGCGAACGGCTGCCGGCGTGGGCGATCGCGTGGCTGGTCCTGCAGGTGGTGGCGACCGTCGCCGTTACGGCGTGGCTGCTGCTCGCCGCACAGGCATCGATGCAGCGCGCCTTCGAGGCGTTGCTGTAG
- a CDS encoding GspE/PulE family protein → MNEPLATRPVPPTSRLPPGKLALEAVIAALLADGMLAPKDAEHARASARHVRGLDAVHPLVLLANLKLPSAQRPGSELGLETLTEWLARASGKPYLRIDPTKIKVAEVTELVSHAYARRHRILPVEVTPDRARIATSEPMALDWLADVQRLLRREIEMVVANPLDLHRYTMEFYGVTRSVRGAQADGGGEKSSQAPSFEQLVELGRAGDVNADDHHIVNIVDWLLQYAYEQRASDIHLEPRRDVGRVRFRIDGVLHKVFEMPPPVMTAVVSRIKVLGRMDLAERRRPQDGRIKTRSPGGREVEMRLSTMPTAFGEKCVMRIFDPDTAFKSIEQLGFDQDEAETWHELTNRPHGIVLVTGPTGSGKTTTLYSTLKRLATSDVNVCTVEDPIEMIAVELNQMQVHHQIDLTFAQGVRTLLRQDPDIIMIGEIRDLDTAQMAVQASLTGHLVLSTLHTNDAPSAITRLLDLGLPHYLIASTLNGILAQRLLRTLCPHCKAPKKLSPEAWHSLLPGPHAPPVPTTVNGPVGCLECRNTGYLGRVGIYELMPVTPLLRALIRPDMELAAFTRAAVGEGLRTLRMAGAEKVAQGVTTVEEVLTVLPPQE, encoded by the coding sequence TTGAACGAACCGCTCGCCACGCGCCCAGTCCCGCCAACCTCGCGCCTGCCTCCGGGCAAGCTGGCGCTGGAGGCGGTGATCGCGGCGCTGCTCGCCGACGGCATGCTCGCTCCGAAGGATGCCGAGCATGCCCGCGCCAGCGCGCGCCACGTGCGCGGGCTCGATGCGGTGCACCCGCTGGTGCTGCTGGCCAACCTCAAGCTGCCCTCGGCGCAGCGGCCGGGCAGCGAGCTGGGGCTGGAAACGCTGACCGAGTGGCTGGCGCGGGCCAGCGGCAAACCCTACCTGCGCATCGATCCGACCAAGATCAAGGTCGCCGAGGTCACCGAGCTGGTGTCCCATGCCTACGCGCGGCGCCACCGCATCCTGCCGGTCGAGGTGACGCCCGACCGCGCCCGCATCGCCACCAGCGAGCCGATGGCGCTGGACTGGCTGGCGGACGTGCAGCGCCTGCTGCGGCGCGAGATCGAGATGGTGGTCGCCAACCCGCTCGACCTGCACCGCTACACCATGGAGTTCTACGGCGTCACGCGTTCGGTGCGCGGCGCCCAGGCCGACGGTGGCGGCGAGAAGTCGTCGCAGGCGCCGAGTTTCGAGCAGCTGGTCGAACTCGGCCGCGCCGGCGACGTCAACGCCGACGACCACCACATCGTCAACATCGTCGACTGGCTGCTGCAGTACGCCTACGAGCAGCGCGCCTCCGACATCCACCTCGAGCCGCGGCGCGACGTGGGCCGGGTGCGCTTCCGCATCGACGGCGTGCTGCACAAGGTGTTCGAAATGCCGCCGCCGGTGATGACCGCGGTGGTCAGCCGCATCAAGGTGCTCGGGCGCATGGACCTGGCCGAGCGCCGGCGCCCGCAGGACGGGCGCATCAAGACCCGCTCGCCCGGCGGGCGCGAGGTGGAGATGCGCCTGTCCACCATGCCCACCGCGTTCGGCGAGAAGTGCGTGATGCGCATCTTCGACCCGGATACCGCGTTCAAGAGCATCGAGCAGCTCGGCTTCGACCAGGACGAAGCCGAGACCTGGCACGAACTCACCAACCGCCCGCACGGCATCGTCCTGGTCACCGGCCCCACCGGCTCGGGCAAGACCACCACCCTGTACTCCACGCTCAAGCGACTGGCCACCAGCGACGTCAACGTGTGCACGGTGGAGGACCCGATCGAGATGATCGCGGTCGAGCTCAACCAGATGCAGGTGCACCACCAGATCGACCTGACCTTCGCCCAGGGCGTGCGCACCCTGCTGCGACAGGACCCCGACATCATCATGATCGGCGAGATCCGCGACCTCGACACCGCGCAGATGGCGGTGCAGGCCTCGCTCACCGGCCACCTGGTGCTCTCGACCCTGCACACCAACGACGCGCCGTCCGCGATCACCCGCCTGCTCGACCTCGGCCTGCCGCACTATCTCATCGCCAGCACACTCAACGGCATCCTCGCCCAGCGCCTGCTGCGTACGCTGTGCCCGCACTGCAAGGCGCCGAAGAAGCTCAGCCCCGAGGCCTGGCATTCGCTGCTGCCCGGGCCGCACGCGCCGCCGGTGCCGACCACGGTCAACGGCCCGGTGGGCTGCCTGGAATGCCGCAACACCGGCTACCTGGGCCGCGTCGGCATCTACGAACTCATGCCGGTCACACCGCTGCTGCGTGCGCTGATCCGCCCGGACATGGAGCTGGCCGCGTTCACCCGCGCAGCCGTTGGCGAGGGGCTGCGTACGCTGCGCATGGCCGGCGCGGAGAAGGTGGCACAGGGCGTGACCACGGTCGAGGAAGTGCTGACGGTGCTGCCGCCGCAGGAATGA
- the glyQ gene encoding glycine--tRNA ligase subunit alpha has product MTGPTFQELITRLNAYWAAQGCVLIQPLDLEVGAGTFHPATFLRALGPEPWNAAYVQPSRRPTDGRYGENPNRLQHYYQYQVAMKPNPDNIVELYFGSLKELGIDPQLHDLRLVEDNWESPTLGAWGLGWEVWLNGMEVTQFTYFQQAGGLECKPVLGEITYGLERLCMYLQNCDNVYDLVWTVGPQGAVTYGDVFLQNEREQSAYNFEHADVAELFHRFDACEAEALKLVELGLPLPAYDQVCKASHSFNLLDARRAISVTERQRYILRVRKLSQAVAQAYFEQREALGFPGLKQHAQAAT; this is encoded by the coding sequence ATGACCGGCCCCACGTTCCAGGAACTGATCACCCGCCTCAACGCGTACTGGGCGGCGCAGGGCTGCGTGCTGATCCAGCCGCTGGACCTCGAGGTCGGCGCCGGCACCTTCCATCCCGCCACCTTCCTGCGCGCGCTCGGGCCCGAGCCATGGAACGCGGCCTACGTGCAGCCCTCGCGCCGCCCCACCGACGGCCGCTACGGCGAGAACCCCAACCGCCTGCAGCACTACTACCAGTACCAGGTGGCGATGAAGCCCAACCCGGACAACATCGTCGAGCTGTACTTCGGCTCGCTGAAGGAACTGGGCATCGACCCGCAGCTGCACGACCTGCGCCTGGTCGAGGACAACTGGGAATCGCCGACGCTCGGCGCCTGGGGCCTGGGCTGGGAGGTCTGGCTCAACGGCATGGAAGTCACCCAGTTCACCTATTTCCAGCAGGCTGGCGGGCTGGAATGCAAGCCGGTGCTGGGCGAGATCACCTACGGCCTCGAGCGGCTGTGCATGTACCTGCAGAACTGCGACAACGTCTACGACCTGGTGTGGACCGTCGGCCCGCAGGGCGCGGTGACCTACGGCGACGTGTTCCTGCAGAACGAGCGCGAGCAGAGCGCCTACAACTTCGAGCACGCCGACGTGGCCGAACTGTTCCACCGCTTCGATGCCTGCGAGGCCGAGGCGTTGAAGCTGGTCGAACTCGGGCTGCCGCTGCCCGCCTACGACCAGGTGTGCAAGGCCAGCCACAGCTTCAACCTGCTCGACGCGCGCCGCGCGATCTCCGTCACCGAACGCCAGCGCTACATCCTGCGCGTGCGCAAGCTGTCGCAGGCGGTGGCGCAGGCCTATTTCGAGCAGCGCGAGGCGCTCGGTTTCCCGGGCCTGAAGCAGCACGCGCAGGCCGCGACATGA
- a CDS encoding glutathione S-transferase family protein has protein sequence MILIGMYDSSYTRRVAIAMSLYGIAFEHRAWSVGRDFDRIREYNPLGRAPTLVLDDGEVLTESAMMLDYLDDRVGPAQALMPATGRPRRDAQRLIALATGAIDKAILIALERIFRPEEMHSAAWLSRCRTQVEGALGELEKACAARVDHPWLVGEAMTHADVAVACYATHVREAIPLDLAPWPALRAHVERCEALPVFRDHYLPFDAPVPTSQATTA, from the coding sequence ATGATCCTGATCGGCATGTACGACTCCTCGTACACGCGGCGCGTGGCGATCGCCATGTCGCTCTACGGCATCGCGTTCGAGCACCGCGCCTGGTCGGTCGGCCGCGACTTCGACCGCATCCGTGAATACAACCCGCTAGGTCGCGCGCCCACGCTGGTGCTCGACGACGGCGAAGTGCTGACCGAGTCGGCGATGATGCTGGACTACCTGGACGACCGGGTCGGGCCGGCGCAGGCGCTGATGCCGGCCACCGGCCGCCCGCGTCGCGACGCGCAGCGGCTGATCGCGCTGGCCACCGGCGCGATCGACAAGGCGATCCTGATCGCGCTCGAGCGCATCTTCCGCCCCGAGGAGATGCACAGCGCCGCCTGGCTGTCGCGCTGCCGTACCCAGGTGGAAGGTGCGCTGGGGGAACTCGAGAAAGCCTGCGCGGCACGCGTCGACCATCCCTGGCTGGTCGGCGAGGCCATGACCCACGCCGACGTGGCGGTGGCCTGTTACGCCACCCACGTGCGCGAGGCGATTCCGCTCGACCTCGCGCCATGGCCGGCGTTGCGCGCGCACGTGGAGCGCTGCGAGGCGCTGCCGGTGTTCCGCGACCATTACCTCCCGTTCGACGCTCCCGTCCCGACATCGCAGGCCACCACCGCATGA